In Sphingomonas sp. SUN019, one genomic interval encodes:
- a CDS encoding TonB-dependent receptor family protein codes for MNYPRFAVAVSAIALSSGAWAQDTTTDSRRAELLRQRARIDAELEALTKPATTAAKPAGRSADRTADEGDIVVTGRALSLTTIVTGQTVTNVDDAAFRNTPATTIADIVKLSPGVAVTQGNGPRDVSVSVRGSNARNGFGARNIQVFEDDFPVTQPDGLARFDLTDPHAYGAVDVVRGPSSARYGNYALGGAVNFRTRRGRDIQGAEVGTDVGGDGYANVYATIGHAGPGYEYALFGSLVGADGATGHTGYRTGTINAYGTYALGDRDRVAAKVIYNEGEFRLSTRLSYNQYLANPYQQGCERAASAAPGCGTIAVLVNGVNGARIAQTAAEGDLARNDRRTIVGTRYEHDFDPNTIWRTQATFDSRVVNQPTSATPFKGTLDSYNVTSDVTHRGVVAGMDATLFGGLFYNYLDNQSFSFNKTPAGRNGFGAPTQTVFGDIRNYGARARAELKVTPELQFVVGVGYEHSLIDVRQTAYSYPVGASATLLLIPAERAFHNVAPEAAVSWQPVDRLRLHARVGTGYGIPQANSLFITPAGVFGNNIALKSQRNTGVDVGAEIELDRNLTAEITGYYEWFSNELVSQSAGVNLLAYTSNVPRSIHRGVELGLSWRPLGSMLPGLKLDASYSYNDHHYTDFAERLTAGAASLVFDRAGNAIPGVIPTFVNGRIGYDQPDGKLAGVGGFVEATYRDRYFIDNANLLAMPDYTLVNLNLHYDPPASTGWWSRISLFASVQNVFDTTYVGSASVISNTLNPATGVENPASLLSNTTGSIYAGQPRTVYAGIRTRF; via the coding sequence ATGAATTACCCCCGTTTCGCGGTCGCCGTATCGGCGATCGCGCTCTCTTCGGGCGCGTGGGCGCAGGATACCACGACCGACTCCCGCCGCGCCGAGCTGCTGCGCCAACGCGCGCGCATCGACGCCGAACTCGAAGCGCTGACTAAGCCCGCGACCACGGCGGCGAAACCGGCCGGCCGATCAGCCGATCGCACGGCTGACGAAGGCGACATCGTCGTGACCGGCCGCGCTTTGTCGCTGACCACGATCGTCACCGGCCAGACCGTGACCAACGTCGACGACGCCGCCTTCCGCAACACGCCGGCGACGACCATCGCCGACATCGTAAAGCTGTCGCCGGGCGTCGCGGTGACGCAGGGCAACGGCCCGCGCGACGTCAGCGTGTCGGTGCGCGGCTCGAACGCGCGCAACGGCTTTGGCGCGCGCAACATCCAGGTGTTCGAGGACGACTTTCCGGTGACCCAGCCGGACGGGCTGGCGCGCTTCGACCTGACCGACCCGCACGCTTATGGCGCGGTCGACGTGGTGCGTGGACCGTCGTCGGCGCGCTACGGCAATTATGCGCTGGGCGGCGCAGTCAATTTCCGCACCCGCCGCGGTCGCGATATCCAGGGCGCGGAGGTCGGGACCGACGTCGGCGGCGATGGATACGCCAATGTGTATGCGACGATCGGCCATGCCGGTCCGGGTTACGAATATGCGCTGTTCGGCAGCCTGGTCGGCGCGGACGGCGCGACCGGGCATACCGGCTATCGGACCGGGACGATCAACGCCTACGGCACCTACGCGCTCGGCGATCGCGACCGGGTGGCGGCGAAGGTGATCTACAACGAAGGCGAGTTCCGCCTGTCGACACGTCTGTCGTACAACCAGTATCTCGCGAATCCGTACCAACAGGGCTGTGAGCGCGCGGCGAGCGCCGCGCCGGGATGTGGGACGATCGCGGTGCTGGTCAACGGCGTCAACGGCGCGCGGATCGCGCAGACTGCGGCGGAAGGCGACCTCGCGCGCAACGATCGCCGCACGATCGTCGGCACGCGCTACGAACACGATTTCGACCCCAATACGATCTGGCGCACGCAAGCCACTTTCGACAGCCGCGTCGTGAACCAGCCGACTAGCGCGACGCCGTTCAAGGGCACGCTCGACAGCTACAACGTCACGTCGGACGTCACGCATCGCGGCGTGGTTGCGGGGATGGATGCGACGCTGTTCGGCGGATTGTTTTACAACTACCTCGACAACCAGAGCTTCAGCTTCAACAAAACGCCCGCGGGCCGCAACGGGTTTGGCGCGCCGACCCAGACCGTCTTTGGTGATATCCGCAACTATGGCGCACGCGCGCGGGCCGAATTGAAGGTGACGCCGGAACTGCAGTTCGTCGTCGGGGTCGGCTACGAACATTCGCTGATCGACGTGCGCCAGACCGCTTATTCCTATCCGGTAGGGGCTAGCGCGACTTTGTTGCTGATCCCCGCCGAGCGCGCGTTCCACAATGTCGCGCCGGAGGCAGCGGTTTCCTGGCAGCCGGTCGATCGGCTTCGCCTGCACGCCCGCGTCGGCACCGGTTATGGCATCCCGCAGGCGAACAGCCTGTTCATCACGCCCGCCGGAGTGTTCGGCAACAATATCGCGCTCAAAAGCCAGAGGAACACCGGCGTCGACGTCGGCGCGGAGATCGAGCTGGACCGGAACCTGACGGCCGAGATCACCGGCTATTACGAATGGTTCAGCAACGAACTGGTCAGCCAGTCGGCGGGGGTGAATTTGCTCGCCTACACCTCCAACGTACCGCGTTCGATCCACCGTGGGGTCGAGCTTGGGCTGAGTTGGCGGCCGCTGGGTTCCATGCTGCCGGGTCTGAAGCTGGACGCGAGCTACAGCTACAACGATCATCATTACACAGATTTCGCCGAGCGGCTGACCGCGGGCGCGGCGTCGCTTGTGTTCGATCGCGCGGGCAACGCCATTCCCGGCGTGATCCCGACCTTCGTCAACGGCCGGATCGGTTACGACCAACCGGATGGCAAGCTGGCCGGGGTGGGCGGATTCGTCGAGGCGACGTATCGCGACCGCTATTTCATCGACAACGCCAATTTGCTGGCGATGCCCGACTACACCCTGGTCAACCTGAACCTGCACTACGATCCGCCAGCCAGCACCGGCTGGTGGTCGCGGATCAGCCTGTTCGCCAGCGTCCAGAATGTGTTCGACACGACCTACGTCGGATCGGCGTCGGTCATCTCGAACACGCTTAACCCGGCGACGGGGGTGGAGAACCCCGCGTCGTTGCTGTCGAATACAACCGGCTCGATCTACGCGGGGCAACCACGCACGGTCTATGCCGGTATCAGGACGAGGTTCTGA